The stretch of DNA TATCCGGCTCGTTGCCATTGATCGGCGTCAACGAGCCGTCCTTGGCGTAGCGGTAACAGGTGGCTAGGCGCTCGCGCTTTTCCTCGGGCACGTCGAAAGCAGTGTCGGTCATTTCGAGGGGTTCGAAAATGCGATCGTGCAGGAAGCGGTCAAAGGTCTGCTCGCTGACAATCTCCACAATGCGCGCCAAGACGTCGGTCTGGTAACCGTAGATCCACTTTTCACCCGGGTGTGCGATCAGCGGACGGGCACCGATCTCTTCCGCAAAGCTGGCCAGTGTGCGGTCAGAGCCAATCAACTCCTCAAGATTGTAATCGTTTGGCAGGCCACCGGTGTGGCGTAGCAGATCGTAGATCGTAGTCGGGCGATCAGCATCGACGAGGTCGCCATTTTTCAGCTTCACTTTCTGGTCGGCGAAGGCTGGAATGTATTTACTAACGGGATCGTTGAGGTCGATCAGGCCCTCCTCATACACAATCAGCGCGGCAACCGAGGTGATGATCTTCGTCATCGAATAAATGCGAAACAGCGTGTCGTCGCGCATGGGGATTTGCTGCTCGCGGTCGGCATAGCCCTGAATATTGAAGTGGCAAAGCTGGTCGCGACGAGTCACCAGCGTGACCGCGCCCACCAGTTTGCCATCGGCGATATGGCGGGCGATGTGGGCGTCCGCGCGTTGCAGACGCTGGGAGCAAAGACCCAGAGTTTCAGGGATAGCGCTTTTCGGTTCAGACATGTCGTGGGGGTGTTGCCCAACACATTCCCCCGCGCAGAGAAGGATCGTCAAGCGCTAAACCCGATCCGGCACCGCTAAAAACATTTGCCGCGAGAGGCTGTCATTCCAAGAGTCACGAACATGCGCAAACGCCTTTCCACCGACGCCGTCATCGTGCTGAGCATCGTTATCTTCGTGGCCTTCATGGGCATCACGAAGTTTCGGAGGAGCGTCTTCACCGAGGAAAGCATCGGCCAGCAAACCCGTTATGACAAAGACAACGGCGGCCTGGCCTACCTCATGGCCATGGCCGATGGGCAACTGACCTTCGCGGTCCTCGTCACCGCCGACAACTACCACCTCACCGACTTTTTTGAGAAGTGGGGGCAGGACGAAAATGGCAACCCGACCTTTAGCGGCTACGTCCGCTTTCAAGACATGGACACCCTGCAAAAGCACTACGTCCCAATCAAGCAGCGTGGGGAGATCATCCTTGTCGAGCCGGGCGGCGTGCTGACTCCGGCCCCAGGCGCGTTTCTGCTACCAGCGGAGGCCACCGATCTGCACCGCGGCAAGTTCGACCTCGCACGCTACCCGCAGTTGGCCGAGATCAATGCCTACTACGAGACGTCCGCCAGCGCCGAAACGGTGAACGAAAAGCAAATGCCCTAACTCAATAGGCCAAAGCCCTACATTGCGCTTTACAGGGGTTAACTCCCGGAATCTAATGTGATATATTAAGGAAAATTCACCATTACCCCCATGAGCTTCCCTCTGCTGCTAAAGACGACTTTGCGGTGCGTGTTGGGCGTCGCGACGCTTAGCGCACTTGTCGCCAGCCTGTCCGCGCAATCCGTGCCGACCACTGATCCTACAATCGACCCAGCCAACTACGCGCCCTTCAACGACGCATTGTTGGGCGAGCATCCGCGCCTGCTTTTCACCGAGGCCGAGCTAGCGCAGTTGCAGATCGATGTCACCGCCGAGCCGCTGTTCACCCACTACAACAAGTTGCTGGGCTATCTGGGTGCATCACAAGTGCCCAGCAGTTCGAACTTCCGATACGACGCGACCGAGGCGCAGCGGCAGGGGCTTTGGCGGATGCCCACCGTGGCCATGCACTACGCGCTGACCGGCAATACGACCTCCCGAGATCGCACCGTGGCCTACATGGAGTGGCTCAACGGCTACACCGACTGGGAAAACGGCGGCGAAAAAAACTCCGGCATGGCCGCGGCCAACATGATGGTCGGTGCCGCCATCTGCTACGACATCATGCATGACTACCTGAGCGTGGCGGACCCGAGCTTTCTCGAAGAATTTCGCCAGAAGATTTTTTACCACGCCCGCGCGATGTACCACCTCGGCCACCTGGGCGGACAGGGTGGCTACTGGCAGGTAGACCCGCAGAATAACCACCGCTGGCACCGCAACGCCGGGCTCGCCCTGTGCATGCTGGCCGCCTACGAAGGCAACCCCGAGGAGGAATGGATGCTGCGCGAAGTGTTTAACGAGCTGGCTTTCGTCGCCGAATACCTACCCGACGACGGCACCTCCCACGAATCACCGAGCTACATGGTCTTTGGTGGCGCACACCTAACCCTCGCGCTCGAAGCCGCTGATAACTGCTTCGGCACAAGCTACCTCGATATTCCGTTTTACCAAAACGCGGCGCGCTTTCACGTGAATAATTTCGCGCCGGGCTTTAGGCATTTCTTCATGTATGGCGACGGCGGGGACAGCCTCGGCGGATACGGCCAATACAATATGATCTCCGCCGCGCGCCACGGCGAGGACGACCTACTGGCCGCGATCGACCACCTAAATAGCGTCAACTACGGCTCTTATGAATTCGGCTGGATGGGTATCATTTGGCGGGGCACCAGCCAGCCCGGCGGCGATTATCATGACCTGCCTTTGGTGCAGCATTTTGAAGATCTCGGCCTCACCTACATGCGCGAGGGCTGGGACAAGGGCGATGCGGCAGCGATGTTTATGTGCGCCGTGCTCGGCGGCTATCGCCTCAACGACTACCGCAACGACGTCATTAATGGCGGCTATATAAACGTCGCCCACGACGATCCCAATGCGAACAGTTTTGTCCTGTTTAAAGACGATGAATGGGTCGCCGAGACCGACCGCTACTCCTACAATAAACGCTCCTCCAACCACAACACGATCCTCGTCGACGGTGTCGGCCAACGCCCACAGGGCCGCAACGAGGGCCTGCAATACAGCCAACCCGGCACCGGCGGCCAGGACATGACTACCCTGGCTCACATCACGTGGGAGGAGGATAATGGCGACGTCGTCATTACCGAAGGCGAGGCCCAGGGCTGGTATCGCGGCGCGCTCTCGCGCTACCGCCGCTCATTCATTTGGAAGACGGGCGACTATGTGCTCGTGCTCGATGACATTCGTGCCAACCAAGACCGCGAAATCGACTGGCTCATCCAGTCGGGCAGCGTCACGACCCGCAGTGAGCCGAACCTCGAGTTCACGCTCGTCAAGGGCAATGTCAGTTGCCAGTTCGACGTCGACGCCACCGAGTCCCTTTCCGTCGCAAAGGTGACTTCCACCGCCGACAACCGCAACACCGTCCTCGGCTTTCAGCAGCTCCAGCTAACCGCCGCCGCCACGCAAAACCTGCAAATTGCGAGCGTTTACGATCTGTGGGACCACGGCAGCCTCACCGTCAACATCAGCAACCAAACCGCAACCGGGGCCACGATTTCCGTAACCGGCAACGGCGTCAATGATACGTGGGCTTGGACTTTTGCGCCCGACAACGAAACCCCGTCCACCATTGCCTTGGAACAGGCACCCACCGTCCACGAAGAGCCGGCAGGCGACCCGGTGGGCGTCAACGAGTCGGCCATACTGACCGTTGGTCGCGGTGGCCTCGGCCCGGCGATCTACCAATGGTATCAAGGCAACGTCGGCGACACCAGCACACCCGTTGGCGGCGATTCGCCCACGCTGACCACCGGCCCGCTCTCTGCGCCAACGACTTACTGGGTCCGCATCACTACAGCCTATGGCACGGCGGACAGTGCGGCATTTCAGGTGGATTTAACCAGCGGCTTCCTTCTGTGGGTGGAAAACGAGATCGCCAGTGGCCCCACCAGCGAAGGAGGCGATGCCGACCATGACGGCCTGGCCAATTTATTAGAATACGCCCTGGGCATGAGCCCGGCACAATCGGAAAACCGACGCCCGTCGATCAGCACGAGCAGCAACATGATTACGCTCGATTTTGAGGTGCCCGCATCCCCGCTCATGGACGTTCTTTACGAAATCCAGGTATCCACCAGCCTGACCGGCGACTGGTCCACCGTGCTGGCAAAATCTGCAGGTGGCGAGTGGACCGGTGATGCGAATTACGCAGAAGGCCCGCCTACTGACGGCCGCGTCCCCGTCTCCGTGGATCTGACTCCTGGCCAGTTTATCCGCTTGAAGGTAACACGGATCTGAGCGTTCCCGAAGCTGACTTGATGGCTCTCCCCGCCTAATTCTTACGAAGATC from Cerasicoccus sp. TK19100 encodes:
- a CDS encoding heparinase II/III domain-containing protein is translated as MSFPLLLKTTLRCVLGVATLSALVASLSAQSVPTTDPTIDPANYAPFNDALLGEHPRLLFTEAELAQLQIDVTAEPLFTHYNKLLGYLGASQVPSSSNFRYDATEAQRQGLWRMPTVAMHYALTGNTTSRDRTVAYMEWLNGYTDWENGGEKNSGMAAANMMVGAAICYDIMHDYLSVADPSFLEEFRQKIFYHARAMYHLGHLGGQGGYWQVDPQNNHRWHRNAGLALCMLAAYEGNPEEEWMLREVFNELAFVAEYLPDDGTSHESPSYMVFGGAHLTLALEAADNCFGTSYLDIPFYQNAARFHVNNFAPGFRHFFMYGDGGDSLGGYGQYNMISAARHGEDDLLAAIDHLNSVNYGSYEFGWMGIIWRGTSQPGGDYHDLPLVQHFEDLGLTYMREGWDKGDAAAMFMCAVLGGYRLNDYRNDVINGGYINVAHDDPNANSFVLFKDDEWVAETDRYSYNKRSSNHNTILVDGVGQRPQGRNEGLQYSQPGTGGQDMTTLAHITWEEDNGDVVITEGEAQGWYRGALSRYRRSFIWKTGDYVLVLDDIRANQDREIDWLIQSGSVTTRSEPNLEFTLVKGNVSCQFDVDATESLSVAKVTSTADNRNTVLGFQQLQLTAAATQNLQIASVYDLWDHGSLTVNISNQTATGATISVTGNGVNDTWAWTFAPDNETPSTIALEQAPTVHEEPAGDPVGVNESAILTVGRGGLGPAIYQWYQGNVGDTSTPVGGDSPTLTTGPLSAPTTYWVRITTAYGTADSAAFQVDLTSGFLLWVENEIASGPTSEGGDADHDGLANLLEYALGMSPAQSENRRPSISTSSNMITLDFEVPASPLMDVLYEIQVSTSLTGDWSTVLAKSAGGEWTGDANYAEGPPTDGRVPVSVDLTPGQFIRLKVTRI
- a CDS encoding serine hydrolase domain-containing protein, producing MSEPKSAIPETLGLCSQRLQRADAHIARHIADGKLVGAVTLVTRRDQLCHFNIQGYADREQQIPMRDDTLFRIYSMTKIITSVAALIVYEEGLIDLNDPVSKYIPAFADQKVKLKNGDLVDADRPTTIYDLLRHTGGLPNDYNLEELIGSDRTLASFAEEIGARPLIAHPGEKWIYGYQTDVLARIVEIVSEQTFDRFLHDRIFEPLEMTDTAFDVPEEKRERLATCYRYAKDGSLTPINGNEPDSLFVRPKKFFSAAGGLISSTRDYLRFATMLLRKGELDGVRLLGRKSVELMTLDHLPEGHPDLQIGTQCFRFGLGVSVVTDVARSRCLSSLGDFGWGGAAGTQVWMNPEEEMVVMIMIQIRAEVPTGVMDVYKRLVYQAIVD